The proteins below come from a single Macrobrachium nipponense isolate FS-2020 chromosome 17, ASM1510439v2, whole genome shotgun sequence genomic window:
- the LOC135196212 gene encoding sex-determining region Y protein-like produces MLPQNLQEISIDHPLSAGVPFGSLAVNENSATPYSDATQTKKHPPNHIKRPMNAFMVWSQMERREIVKFAPDTHNAEISKQLGRRWKLLTEEQRRPYRDEAERLKKLHMREYPDYKYRPRKKSKDPLKGVCERNGGKVAKVHQMNNICKEFANNIKSSKDGPVGKTQLDPQSAEDQVGWSLPLTPTSPPRVPTSPTTSDLPDSPESAFNFDDHSFNRTTSMAGYNAAATTPPQKYNKRSEGLLHTNSSVTSSPYPYHSVVPSHPPPPNHMSSSCSYNLPQRQHPYQPGYYQEHKLAHSYLKPIDTARYMKQEQEYSEQLVLQQQQQQQQQQQQQQQQQHHQQELEYHQQHSCLYSPVSNQTSFFNTSNTQHRQHQHQHQHQHQHQQHHQRHQHHQDHQRQHQQHQHQRHQQTAPPPAIKVEAPEAHPATLDDLDNIGVTELIPMTSDLKVELESLADLGYESAGSASSTWNNVGITSNTPSNVLADFEIMNAWINS; encoded by the exons ATGCTGCCGCAGAACCTTCAGGAGATTTCGATAGATCACCCTCTGTCGGCGGGAGTGCCCTTTGGCTCTTTAGCTGTGAATGAGAACTCGGCCACGCCTTACTCGGATGCCACTCAG acgAAGAAACACCCGCCGAATCATATCAAGCGGCCCATGAACGCCTTCATGGTCTGGTCGCAAATGGAGCGAAGGGAGATCGTCAAATTCGCGCCAGATACGCACAACGCTGAAATCTCCAAACAACTTGGGCGGCGCTGGAAGCTTCTGACGGAGGAACAGCGACGCCCTTACAGGGATGAGGCAGAGCGGCTGAAGAAGCTGCACATGCGCGAATACCCAGATTACAAGTACCGACCGCGCAAGAAATCGAAGGATCCTTTGAAAGGCGTTTGTGAAAGAAATGGTGGTAAGGTGGCTAAAGTCCACCAGATGAATAACATCTGCAAAGAATTTGCCAACAACATCAAATCGAGCAAAGATGGCCCTGTTGGAAAGACCCAGCTGGACCCCCAGTCAGCCGAAGACCAAGTCGGCTGGTCTTTGCCTCTGACCCCAACTTCACCCCCTCGAGTCCCTACTAGTCCTACAACCTCCGACCTCCCAGATTCGCCCGAGAGCGCCTTCAACTTCGACGATCACAGTTTCAACAGGACCACCAGCATGGCGGGCTATAACGCTGCGGCCACAACACCGCCGCAGAAATATAACAAACGAAGCGAAGGTCTTCTCCACACGAACTCGAGTGTGACATCCTCCCCCTACCCGTACCACAGCGTCGTCCCTTCTCATCCACCGCCTCCAAACCATATGTCTAGTAGCTGTAGTTACAATTTACCACAGAGACAACATCCGTACCAGCCTGGATACTACCAAGAGCACAAACTCGCGCACAGTTACCTGAAACCCATCGACACTGCCAGATATATGAAACAAGAACAAGAGTATTCTGAACAGCTAGTGttgcaacaacagcagcagcagcagcagcaacagcagcaacaacaacaacaacaacatcaccaGCAAGAGCTTGAGTACCACCAGCAACACTCCTGTCTTTACTCTCCGGTCAGCAACCAAACTTCATTCTTCAACACCTCGAATACTCAGCATcgccaacaccaacaccaacaccagCACCAGCACCAGCACCAGCAACATCATCAGCGTCACCAACACCATCAAGACCACCAACGACAGCACCAACAGCACCAGCACCAGCGACACCAACAAACCGCGCCTCCACCTGCCATCAAGGTGGAGGCACCCGAGGCCCATCCGGCAACACTGGATGATCTGGATAACATTGGCGTCACCGAACTGATTCCAATGACCTCTGACCTCAAAGTGGAACTGGAATCATTGGCCGATCTCGGTTACGAGTCGGCGGGATCGGCTTCCAGCACCTGGAATAATGTTGGAATAACGTCCAACACCCCATCGAACGTTTTGGCCGACTTCGAAATAATGAACGCCTGGATAAACTCTTGA